The following are encoded together in the Zonotrichia albicollis isolate bZonAlb1 chromosome 10, bZonAlb1.hap1, whole genome shotgun sequence genome:
- the ZNF142 gene encoding zinc finger protein 142 isoform X2 — MSAAVTVSEAASREMETLCSELLLPTPGEVGAVGSPGVASAGLAGTPPLAASQELLLAEASMPGEGAHAEGSNVEIFIEAVAGNVTLSNTASATEVLVKVVELYFCERCGQSFSEASLLSQHRCLLLPPQEHLELPGALLASASESQSDPRGTELPGASTQEGSALECLLCPVCQEAFLQPGQLKEHFKTHRAPSGALPCPERGCHFTTEDRKELRAHLRHLHGASPVSCACRACPLLFHSRQAMEQHHRTHFPFHCSHCDFITANAKLFWQHRKGHATESPSEMPTTGGPHNLDKCCILPSAASDGQEEPGDCHPGWKASTAEARPAKPVGTGDSSLKEQKASAGEEDSDSSGDESPEEDGDVAEGSEYLYKTHMCPECKRCFKKRTHLVEHLHLHFPDPSLQCPNCHKYFTSKSKLKIHMMRETGEKAHRCPLCHYSSVEKNALNRHMASMHEDISNFYSDVYSCPVCEEKFRLSQALKEHLKTHKAEPKRLSCFHGDCSYCAEDRKEFVRHLKDAHGIKAVECKYHACSLLFGTAEAMEAHRKTHYAFHCQQCDFICSNKHVFRKHKKQGHPGSEQLQCSFCPYATFNPVEFHDHVGKMHANEKIHKCTECAFATAHKRVLIRHMLLHTGEKPHKCELCDFTCRDVSYLSKHMLTHSNDKNFMCTECGYITKWKHYLNVHMRKHTGDLRYQCNQCSYRCHRADQLSSHKLRHQGKSLICEVCGFACKRKYELQKHMQAKHSQNYQVPVFQCQYCTYQTKYKQALLNHENCKHTKQKEFRCALCSYCTFSNTSLFFHKRKIHGYVPGDKDWLENYASKELEISSSEALFGCEVGAALHMDASSPLTGKEQWMKEKPSQVESQAEEGYQQVFMVPLLEQDAAPPESSSEAERGEGERSCPIAGNALEDDCMQGNAATGSTEIAVSEDVAESCTLHLEALNVSSDPLLENLTGEACVTQPESMEMLSCKEPPAAYEMLGSQGGLGLEDSGNTLEEIPDFEEEVDVQEDKVVKVSAAAGDNQGKDTLKEDMGHLEGSCSDHKVMADTEERETSQAKLPEAWLSMLKPPEQGHLPVPEDAPTSSDNARGGSESVLKALRKQDKEQAETLVLEGRVQMLVVQSESQVFKCEKCSYITRKEKSMSLHSKASCQSRRAPLVCRECGASFKQQRGLNTHLLKKCPVLLKNNKVLKPTSQEAPGLCQPADQPGDNGTEAAGSEKGGSEDSGHAESPWEAELLSDKTQAAGIPLAGAQTSGCHASEKSLLGDSREVAEEPPQQGDETEPGGATGASQSGKPSEKYRLEGGKLHCNACSFVCSRVTTITSHVEDGCRNLEQFWCSQCPETFRSRRALKSHCAAKHIMHPEDKPQRTELPEGDALSVEKDQTSELPLDAAPPKATLPKRRRFSCPTCSFTCHQERAMKTHKKRGCVSLGEFRCSSCPFTSKVAKALRLHRRLHRKHYSKRPQLQCRQCEFTCKQARCLRQHVRIKHEGVKPHKCRYCEFSTTRRYRLEAHQSLHTGVGRIACGICSQTFGTNSKLRIHRLRVHEKTPTHFCPLCDYSSYLQNDITRHVNSCHHGELNFGCSRCEARFSSETALKQHVLRRHEEKVSYSCPRCDFVCHSEATLKCHVQKQHPHLECSTCKETFATREALEEHKTQHFSHRCELCSFAAKERQQLVRHYMESHEPAAPQDKPLHCPFCDFACRHQLVFDQHMKGHGGTRVYKCSDCEYTTKNRQKITWHIRIHTGEKPYKCHLCKYACADPSRLKYHMRIHKEERKYLCPDCGYKCKWVNQLKYHMTKHTGLKPYRCDECEYCTNRADALRVHKETRHQEARSFICEQCGKAFKTRFLLKTHLKKHSEEKPYVCNACGRAFRWAAGLRHHYLTHTNEHPFFCRYCPYKAKQKFQVIKHIQRHHPEHRAVDPSQGVGKDPSTHTVHLHSVQRESQAKGAPRMEQGGECPAENDGTAQ; from the exons ATGAGCGCAGCAGTGACTGTATCagaggctgccagcagggagaTGGAGACCCTGTGCtcggagctgctcctgcccacacCGGGAGAGGTGGGAGCCGTGGGAAGCCCTGGTGTGGCCAGCGCTGGTCTGGCCGGGACACCCCCGCTGGCTGCCAGCCAGGagttgctgctggcagaggcatCGAtgcctggggaaggggctcaCGCTGAAGGAAGCAATGTGGAAATATTCATCGaggcagtggctgggaatgtgaCACTGAGCAACACGGCCAGTGCCACAG AGGTTCTGGTCAAAGTGGTGGAGCTGTACTTCTGTGAGAGGTGTGGCCAGAGCTTCTCAGAGGCCTCTCTGCTGTCCCAGCACCGGTGCCTGCTGCTACCCCCCCAAGAGCACCTGGAACTTCCAGGGGCGCTGTTGGCTTCTGCCAGTGAGAGCCAGAGTGATCCGAGGGGCACAGAGCTGCCCGGAGCCAGCAcacaggagggctctgctctcGAGTGCCTGCTGTGCCCCGTCTGCCAGGAGGCGTTTTTGCAGCCTGGCCAACTCAAGGAGCACTTCAAGACGCACCGTGCCCCGTCgggagccctgccctgtcccgaGCGGGGCTGCCACTTCACCACAGAGGACCGCAAGGAACTGCGCGCTCATTTGCGCCACCTGCATGGGGCCTCCCCCGTGTCCTGCGCCTGCCGCGCCTGCCCGCTGCTCTTCCACAGCCGCCAGGCCATGGAGCAGCACCACCGGACACACTTCCCCTTCCACTGCTCCCACTGCGACTTCATCACAGCCAATGCCAAGCTCTTCTGGCAGCACAGGAAGGGTCACGCCACAGAGTCCCCTTCTGAGATGCCCACAACAGGCGGCCCTCACAACCTTGACAAGTGCTGCATCCTGCCATCAG CAGCATCAGATGGACAGGAGGAGCCAGGTGATTGCCACCCTGGCTGGAAAGCCAGCACAGCAGAAGCAAGGCCAGCAAAGCCTGTAGGTACTGGGGACAGCTCCTTGAAGGAACAGAAAGCATCAGCTGGAGAAGAGGACTCGGACAGCAGTGGGGATGAATCACCAGAGGAGGATG GGGATGTTGCAGAAGGCTCCGAGTACCTCTACAAAACCCACATGTGCCCCGAATGCAAGCGGTGCTTCAAAAAGCGGACCCACCTGGTAGAGCACCTCCACCTGCACTTCCCTGACCCCAGCCTGCAGTGCCCCAACTGCCACAAGTACTTCACCAGCAAAAGCAAGCTGAAAATCCACATGATGCGGGAGACAGGCGAGAAGGCTCATCGCTGCCCACTCTGCCACTACAGCTCAGTGGAGAAGAATGCTCTCAACCGCCACATGGCCAGCATGCACGAGGACATCTCCAACTTCTACTCCGATGTTTACTCCTGCCCCGTCTGTGAGGAGAAGTTTCGGCTCAGCCAGGCCCTCAAGGAGCACTTGAAGACTCACAAAGCTGAACCCAAGAGGCTGAGCTGCTTCCACGGGGACTGCAGCTACTGTGCAGAGGACCGTAAGGAGTTTGTCCGTCACCTCAAGGATGCTCATGGCATCAAGGCGGTGGAGTGCAAGTACCACGCCTGCTCGCTGCTCTTCGGCACGGCTGAGGCCATGGAGGCTCACCGGAAAACCCACTACGCCTTCCACTGCCAGCAGTGTGACTTCATCTGCTCCAACAAGCACGTTTTCCGCAAGCACAAGAAGCAGGGCCACCCGGGCagtgagcagctgcagtgcagtTTCTGCCCCTATGCCACTTTCAACCCTGTGGAGTTTCACGACCATGTGGGCAAGATGCACGCCAATGAGAAGATCCACAAGTGCACTGAGTGTGCCTTCGCCACAGCGCACAAGCGGGTGCTCATCCGGCACATGCTGTTGCACACTG GAGAGAAACCTCACAAGTGTGAGCTCTGCGACTTCACGTGCCGGGATGTGAGCTACCTGTCCAAGCACATGCTGACCCACTCCAACGACAAGAACTTCATGTGCACTGAGTGTGGATACATCACCAAGTGGAAGCACTACCTGAACGTCCACATGCGCAAGCACACGGGAGATCTCCG GTACCAGTGTAACCAGTGCTCGTACCGCTGTCACCGTGCTGACCAGCTGAGCAGCCACAAGCTGCGGCACCAGGGCAAAAGCCTGATCTGCGAGGTGTGCGGCTTCGCCTGCAAGCGCAAGTACGAGCTGCAGAAGCACATGCAGGCCAAGCACTCGCAGAACTACCAGGTTCCTGTCTTCCAGTGCCAGTACTGCACCTACCAGACCAAGTACAAGCAGGCACTGCTGAACCATGAGAACTGCAAGCACACCAAGCAGAAGGAGTTtcgctgtgccctctgttcgtACTGCACCTTCAGTAACACCAGCCTCTTCTTCCATAAGCGCAAGATTCATGGCTACGTTCCTGGTGACAAGGACTGGCTGGAAAATTATGCCAGCAAGGAGCTGGAGATCAGCTCATCTGAGGCACTCTTTGGCTGTGAGGTTGGTGCAGCCCTGCACATGGATGCCAGTTCCCCCCTCACTGGCAAGGAGCAGTGGATGAAGGAGAAGCCATCCCAGGTGGAGTCCCAGGCAGAAGAGGGCTACCAGCAAGTGTTCATGGTGCCCCTCCTTGAGCAGGATGCCGCtccaccagagagcagcagtgagGCAGAGAGAGGCGAGGGGGAGCGGAGCTGTCCTATTGCTGGCAATGCCCTGGAAGATGACTGCATGCAGGGAAATGCTGCCACAGGCTCTACTGAGATCGCTGTTTCTGAAGATGTGGCAGAGAGCTGCACCTTGCACTTGGAGGCACTGAATGTCTCGTCTGACCCTCTCCTGGAGAACTTGACTGGAGAAGCCTGTGTGACCCAGCCAGAGAGCATGGAAATGCTGTCCTGCAAGGAGCCTCCTGCAGCCTATGAGATGCTGGGCTCCCAGGGTGGCCTTGGCTTGGAGGACAGTGGCAATACACTGGAAGAGATCCCAGACTTTGAGGAAGAGGTAGATGTACAGGAAGACAAGGTGGTGAAGGTCAGTGCAGCGGCAGGAGACAACCAGGGAAAAGACACCCTAAAGGAGGACATGGGCCACCTTGAGGGGTCATGCTCAGACCACAAGGTCATGGCAGACACTGAGGAGAGAGAGACCAGCCAAGCCAAGCTGCCAGAGGCCTGGCTTAGCATGCTGAAGCCACCTGAACAGGGccacctgcctgtcccagaggaTGCACCCACCTCCAGTGACAATGCCAGGGGCGGCTCCGAGTCAGTGCTGAAGGCTCTGCGGAAGCAGGACAAAGAGCAGGCAGAGACACTGGTGCTGGAGGGCAGGGTGCAGATGCTGGTGGTGCAGTCGGAGAGCCAGGTCTTTAAGTGTGAGAAGTGCTCGTACATCACACGGAAGGAGAAATCCATGTCCCTGCACTCCAAAGCCAGCTGCCAGAGCCGCCGGGCCCCCCTCGTGTGCCGTGAGTGTGGCGCCAGCTTTAAGCAGCAGAGGGGACTCAACACCCACCTCCTAAAGAAGTGCCCAGTTCTCCTGAAGAATAACAAGGTCCTCAAACCAACCAGTCAAGAGGCACCTGGACTGTGCCAACCTGCTGACCAGCCTGGTGATAATGGTACAGAAGCAGCAGGGAGTGAGAAGGGAGGCTCAGAAGACTCTGGGCATGCTGAGAGCCCTTGGGAAGCTGAACTGCTATCTGATAAAACACAAGCAGCCGGCATTCCTTTGGCTGGGGCACAGACATCAGGCTGTCATGCCTCTGAGAAATCCCTGCTGGGTGACAGCAGAGAGGTGGCAGAAGAGCCTCCCCAGCAAGGGGATGAGACTGAGCCAGGTGGAGCCACTGGTGCCTCCCAGTCTGGGAAACCCTCAGAGAAATACAGACTGGAGGGAGGGAAGCTGCACTGCAATGCCTGCTCCTTTGTGTGCTCCCGTGTCACCACCATCACCTCCCATGTGGAGGATGGCTGCCGAAACCTGGAGCAGTTCtggtgctcccagtgccctgaaACCTTCCGCTCCCGGCGGGCCCTCAAGAGCCATTGTGCTGCAAAGCACATCATGCATCCCGAGGACAAACCCCAAAGGACTGAACTCCCTGAGGGGGATGCACTCAGTGTTGAGAAAGACCAGACCAGTGAGCTTCCACTGGATGCAGCCCCACCAAAAGCCACCCTGCCCAAGAGGAGGCGTTTCTCCTGCCCCACCTGCTCCTTCACCTGCCACCAGGAAAGGGCCATGAAGACACACAAGAAGAGGGGCTGCGTGAGCCTGGGTGAGTTtcgctgctcctcctgccccttcacctCCAAGGTGGCCAAAGCCCTGCGGCTGCACCGCAGGCTGCACCGCAAGCATTACAGCAAGCGACCGCAGCTGCAGTGCCGCCAGTGCGAGTTCACCTGCAAGCAGGCCCGGTGCCTGCGGCAGCACGTCCGCATCAAGCACGAGGGCGTGAAGCCACACAAGTGCCGCTACTGCGAGTTCAGCACCACGCGCCGCTACCGCCTGGAGGCCCACCAGTCCCTGCACACCGGCGTGGGGCGCATCGCCTGTGGCATCTGCAGCCAGACCTTCGGCACCAACTCCAAGCTGCGCATCCACCGCCTGCGCGTGCACGAGAAGACGCCCACCCATTTCTGCCCACTCTGCGACTACAGCAGCTACCTGCAGAATGACATCACCCGCCACGTCAACAGCTGCCACCACGGCGAGCTCAACTTCGGCTGCTCCCGCTGTGAGGCTCGCTTCAGTTCTGAGACGGCCCTCAAGCAGCACGTCCTGCGCCGGCACGAGGAGAAGGTTTCCTACAGCTGCCCACGCTGTGACTTCGTGTGTCACAGTGAGGCCACGCTCAAGTGCCACGTGCAGAAGCAGCACCCCCACCTGGAGTGCAGCACCTGCAAGGAGACCTTCGCCACCCGGGAGGCACTGGAGGAGCACAAGACGCAGCATTTCAGCCACCGCTGTGAGCTGTGCAGCTTTGCAGCCAAGGAGCGGCAGCAGCTGGTGCGGCATTACATGGAGAGCCACGAGCCAGCTGCCCCCCAGGACAAACCCCTGCACTGCCCCTTCTGTGACTTTGCCTGCCGGCACCAGCTTGTGTTTGACCAGCACATGAAGGGCCATGGGGGCACCCGCGTGTACAAGTGCTCAGACTGTGAGTACACCACCAAGAACAGGCAAAAGATCACGTGGCACATCCGCATCCACACTGGTGAGAAGCCCTACAAGTGCCACCTCTGTAAATATGCCTGTGCTGACCCCTCACGTCTCAAG TATCACATGCGGATCCacaaggaggagaggaaatacCTCTGCCCTGACTGCGGCTACAAATGCAAGTGGGTGAACCAGCTCAAGTACCACATGACAAAGCACACGG GCCTGAAGCCATACCGGTGCGATGAGTGCGAGTACTGCACCAACCGCGCGGACGCCCTGCGGGTGCACAAGGAGACACGGCACCAGGAGGCCCGTTCCTTCATCTGCGAGCAGTGTGGCAAGGCCTTCAAGACTCGCTTTCTCCTCAAGACCCACCTGAAGAAGCACAGCGAGGAGAAGCCCTACGTGTGCAACGCCTGCGGGCGCGCTTTCCGCTGGGCAGCTGGCCTGCGCCACCACTACCTGACCCACACCAACGAGCACCCCTTCTTCTGCCGCTACTGCCCCTACAAGGCCAAGCAGAAGTTCCAGGTCATCAAACACATCCAGCGACATcaccctgagcacagggctgttGACCCTAGCCAGGGGGTGGGAAAGgaccccagcacacacaccGTCCACCTCCACAGCGTGCAGAGGGAGAGCCAGGCCAAGGGGGCCCCCAGGATGGAGCAAGGAGGAGAGTGCCCTGCAGAGAACGATGGCACAGCACAGTGA